The proteins below come from a single Balaenoptera acutorostrata chromosome 2, mBalAcu1.1, whole genome shotgun sequence genomic window:
- the C2H5orf22 gene encoding UPF0489 protein C5orf22 homolog, with amino-acid sequence MSEFTGECARLRRYHELPVWVVEDHQEVLPFIYRAIGSKHLPASNISFVHFDSHPDLLIPVNMPADTVFDKETLFGELSIENWIIPAVYAGHFSHVIWLHPTWAQQIREGRHHFLVGKDTSTTTIRVTSTDHYFLSDGLYVTEDQLENQKPLQLDVIMVKPYKLCNNQEENDAVSSAKKPKLALEDAENTASTNGESCSEGLENDSVTQRRDQTCLQPSCSCSSESQECHTSVSTGEILEILEKGDAFVLDIDLDFFSVKNPFKEMFTQEEYKILQELYQFKKPGTNLTEEDLVDCVDTRIHQLEDLEAAFADLCDGDDEETVQKWASNPGMESLVPLVQSLKKRMEAPDYEMVHQAGLTCDYSELPHHISTEQEIEYLIQSVYYVLKNLPKPTVVTIARSSLDDYCPSEQVDTIQEKVISVLRSLYGPLDVHLVYSAESTSS; translated from the exons ATGAGCGAGTTCACGGGAGAGTGCGCCCGGCTCCGGCGCTACCATGAACTCCCGGTGTGGGTGGTGGAGGATCATCAGGAG GTTCTGCCCTTTATATACCGGGCCATTGGCTCAAAGCATCTTCCTGCAAGTAATATAAGTTTTGTGCATTTTGATTCACATCCAGACCTCCTTATTCCTGTGAATATGCCAGCTGACACTGTATTTGATAAGGAAACACTTTTCGG AGAATTAAGTATCGAGAATTGGATTATACCTGCAGTTTATGCTGGCCATTTTTCCCATGTAATATGGCTTCATCCCACATGGGCTCAGCAAATCAGAGAGGGCAGACATCATTTTTTAGTAGGCAAAGACACTTCAACCACAACAATCAG GGTTACAAGTACAGATCATTACTTTCTAAGTGATGGTCTTTATGTAACTGAAGACCAGCTAGAGAACCAAAAACCTTTACAATTGGATGTAATTATGGTGAAACCTTATAAACTCTGTAACAATCAAGAAGAAAATGACGCAGTGTCTTCTGCTAAGAAGCCAAAGCTAGCACTGGAGGACGCAGAGAACACTGCCTCTACTAATGGTGAATCTTGTTCAGAAGGACTGGAAAATGACTCAGTGACACAGAGAAGAGATCAAACTTGTCTACAACCATCATGTTCATGTTCTTCTGAAAGCCAAGAATGCCACACTTCAGTCAGCACTGGAGAAATCCTGGAAATTTTGGAGAAAGGGGATGCATTTGTTTTAGATATTGACTTAGATTTTTTTTCGGTCAAGAATCCCTTCAAAGAAATGTTCACTCAG gaGGAGTACAAAATCTTACAAGAGCTGTACCAATTTAAAAAGCCTGGTACCAACCTGACAGAG GAAGATTTGGTAGATTGTGTTGATACTCGAATTCATCAATTAGAAGATTTAGAAGCTGCTTTTGCCGATTtgtgtgatggtgatgatgaagaaACTGTACAGAAATGGGCTTCAAATCCTGG AATGGAATCACTAGTTCCACTGGTACAAAGTTTGAAAAAACGGATGGAAGCGCCAGACTATGAAATG GTTCACCAGGCTGGTCTAACCTGTGATTATTCAGAACTTCCTCACCATATCAGCACAGAACAAGAAATTGAATATCTTATTCAATCTGTGTATTACGTTCTAAAAAATTTGCCAAAACCTACTGTAGTGACAATTGCAAG GTCAAGTCTGGATGATTACTGTCCTTCTGAGCAAGTTGACACCATTCAAGAAAAAGTCATCAGTGTGCTACGCTCCCTCTATGGGCCTCTAGACGTTCACCTGGTGTATTCAGCAGAGTCCACTTCATCTTGA